A stretch of Pseudomonas sp. 7SR1 DNA encodes these proteins:
- a CDS encoding adenosylcobinamide-GDP ribazoletransferase — protein MLSFWIALQFLSSLPVRLPGMPEPTQLGRSLLFYPLVGALFGALLWILSAALSGAPPLLHGALLLTAWVLLSGGLHLDGLADSADAWLGGFGDRERTLSIMKDPRSGPIAVITLALVLLLKFTALLALIEQGQAVALIIAPVLGRCALLGLFLSTPYVRAGGLGQALADHLPRDAGCKVLSISVLGCVLLTGWTGILASIIATAVFIGLRHMMLRRLGGCTGDTAGALLELLEMAVLVGLALA, from the coding sequence ATGTTGTCGTTCTGGATCGCCTTGCAGTTCCTCAGCAGCCTGCCGGTTCGTCTGCCCGGCATGCCCGAGCCGACGCAGCTCGGTCGGTCGCTGTTGTTCTATCCGTTGGTGGGGGCGTTGTTCGGCGCATTGCTGTGGATCCTCAGCGCTGCGCTGTCCGGAGCGCCGCCACTGCTTCACGGAGCCCTGCTGCTGACGGCGTGGGTGCTGCTCAGTGGCGGCCTTCACCTGGATGGTCTGGCCGACAGCGCCGATGCGTGGCTCGGTGGTTTTGGCGACCGGGAGCGTACGCTGTCGATCATGAAGGACCCTCGCAGCGGCCCCATTGCCGTGATCACGCTGGCACTGGTGTTGCTGCTCAAGTTCACTGCGCTGCTGGCGCTGATCGAGCAAGGCCAGGCCGTTGCCCTGATCATCGCGCCGGTTCTGGGACGTTGTGCGCTGCTGGGCCTGTTCCTGAGTACGCCTTACGTGCGAGCTGGCGGATTGGGCCAGGCACTCGCCGATCACTTGCCACGAGACGCGGGCTGCAAAGTGCTGTCGATCAGTGTGCTGGGCTGTGTTCTGCTGACGGGGTGGACGGGGATCCTGGCATCGATCATCGCGACTGCTGTGTTTATCGGCCTGCGGCACATGATGCTGCGCAGGCTCGGGGGTTGCACTGGAGACACGGCCGGGGCGTTGCTGGAGCTGCTGGAA